The following coding sequences lie in one Arabidopsis thaliana chromosome 3, partial sequence genomic window:
- a CDS encoding Powdery mildew resistance protein, RPW8 domain-containing protein (Powdery mildew resistance protein, RPW8 domain; CONTAINS InterPro DOMAIN/s: Powdery mildew resistance protein, RPW8 domain (InterPro:IPR008808); BEST Arabidopsis thaliana protein match is: ADR1-like 1 (TAIR:AT4G33300.2); Has 46 Blast hits to 46 proteins in 7 species: Archae - 0; Bacteria - 0; Metazoa - 0; Fungi - 0; Plants - 46; Viruses - 0; Other Eukaryotes - 0 (source: NCBI BLink).), whose protein sequence is MAVTDYFAGEIATELLKQLFLISARAGRYKNTADNLSTLIENIQPTIKEIQYSGVELPAHRQAQIRILFESLEKGKKLMDKFLTCNRWNMIRQLYLMKKMEKLEKTLSDFFRASILTHILADLHLLRANSDERSHEHVTSTKGCDYDGLGSIQYQHIQPNLDMDMRVTILEAEFRTFSNNVINNMLAMKRAQDVLLRANGFDPETLLPMMSPPAASMNPPA, encoded by the exons ATGGCCGTCACTGATTATTTCGCCGGTGAGATAGCGACGGAGCTTTTGAAGCAGCTCTTTCTGATATCTGCGAGAGCAGGCCGGTACAAAAACACAGCCGACAACCTCAGCACCTTGATCGAGAACATTCAACCGACGATCAAAGAGATCCAGTACAGTGGAGTTGAGCTGCCTGCTCACCGCCAGGCTCAAATCCGTATACTCTTTGAGTCTCTAGAGAAGGGCAAGAAACTCATGGACAAATTCTTAACATGCAATCGTTGGAATATGATTCGACAGTTATATCTcatgaagaaaatggagaagctAGAGAAGACCCTCTCTGATTTCTTTAGGGCTTCCATTTTGACACACATCCTTGCcgatcttcatcttctccggGCCAATTCTGATGAACGTTCCCATGAG CACGTCACATCAACCAAAGGGTGTGACTACGACGGACTTGGCTCAATTCAGTACCAGCACATCCAGCCTAACCTAGACATGGATATGCGGGTCACCATTTTGGAGGCTGAATTCCGCACCTTCTCCAACAACGTCATCAACAACATGCTTGCGATGAAGCGAGCGCAAGATGTCTTACTACGAGCCAACGGCTTTGACCCCGAGACCCTCCTACCGATGATGTCTCCTCCTGCAGCCTCCATGAATCCTCCTGCTTGA
- a CDS encoding Transducin family protein / WD-40 repeat family protein (Transducin family protein / WD-40 repeat family protein; CONTAINS InterPro DOMAIN/s: WD40 repeat 2 (InterPro:IPR019782), WD40 repeat-like-containing domain (InterPro:IPR011046), WD40 repeat, conserved site (InterPro:IPR019775), WD40-repeat-containing domain (InterPro:IPR017986), WD40/YVTN repeat-like-containing domain (InterPro:IPR015943), WD40 repeat (InterPro:IPR001680), WD40 repeat, subgroup (InterPro:IPR019781); BEST Arabidopsis thaliana protein match is: Transducin/WD40 repeat-like superfamily protein (TAIR:AT2G18900.1); Has 5777 Blast hits to 4098 proteins in 362 species: Archae - 26; Bacteria - 1996; Metazoa - 1153; Fungi - 1443; Plants - 515; Viruses - 0; Other Eukaryotes - 644 (source: NCBI BLink).), protein MIRGGRNNITSAPAFSKDAKKLLLCTANTVSVYSVATGLKITSLEDHTAPVTSVIVDPSSDETVSYCWTSSLDGKIRIWEFSAPKLLKIFDTHLPIHSLVMIPAQVSHSVIAYVSVEDYSSVSKDLFGQIRRYDLTQDPLHSGDTLKEMEEPKPIVLSPSGEFFGVCHNCSIHIWNVASEHLMPKETTLHHTELITVFAFHPNQRILAAGDVTGRVLIWKDNGIGEFTSVKTEDDTESCTTFNWHSAEVTVLNFSSDGALLYSGVKAGDFVVWELGTGKKQLLPKIGSPLLYFIFSSDSTLSSVICADNQIHLLKMPSMEILRTISGIKPPTPERHGFICYVKTRDICLTRTVSIDRSSGIAAFCTANHRVQLYNLLSDHDISEVQICDHHPDDDDQVRVLVTAVALSRNGSVMTTAEARFAASNFSEGIVSLKFWVFVPDSKTFSLSTVINQPHREAAITAIALNPARSMAVSISSAGDFKIWVCSSDKNLTPEDSNWICHGVGSYKRTPITAAVFSGDGSCLALAAKTVITIWHPLKNELLYVVGKANAPIMELSFTGGGFLIAASHGSTPHLSVWDLMTFCLSWSYRLYIEAIATEVDSPYFAVLTWLPESDRLVKSNEQIFRGKDGAILLFDGSGPKPVAIWTVMKARGGTLSFVEDGKKSQPLLAYVNRSHEYVLFDPYSDEKLETSAIDYEVFLAAISKKKKRSRKKALMSEKPWETMFCGSTLNFPPFPDLCASFFSSRMQKEVCERADRQPERHSS, encoded by the exons ATGATTCGCGGCGGAAGAAACAACATTACTTCCGCTCCGGCGTTTTCGAAAGACGCAAAGAAGCTTCTTTTATGCACAGCCAACACCGTCTCTGTTTACAGCGTCGCCACTGGCTTAAAG aTTACTTCACTCGAGGATCATACAGCGCCTGTGACGTCTGTGATTGTTGATCCGTCTTCCGACGAAACCGTCAGTTACTGTTGGACTTCGTCGCTCGATGGGAAAATTCGGATTTGGGAGTTCTCTGCGCCGAAGCTTTTGAAGATATTTGATACCCACCTTCCAATTCACTCTCTG GTGATGATTCCAGCTCAAGTGTCACATTCCGTGATTGCTTATGTTTCGGTTGAGGACTATTCAAGTGTGTCCAAAGATTTGTTTGGACAAATCCGGAGATATGATCTCACTCAAGACCCTCTTCATAGTGGAGACACTTTGAAAGAG ATGGAAGAACCAAAACCTATTGTTTTAAGTCCCTCTGGAGAGTTTTTCGGCGTCTGTCATAACTGCAGTATACATATATGGAATGTGGCATCAGAGCACCTCATGCCAAAGGAGACGACATTACATCATACAGAGTTGATTACTGTTTTTGCTTTCCATCCCAATCAGAGAATATTAGCAGCCGGTGATGTAACAGGAAGAGTGTTAATTTGGAAGGATAATGGTATTGGAGAATTTACTTCAGTGAAAACTGAAGATGATACTGAATCTTGCACTACTTTCAACTGGCACAGCGCTGAAGTAACCGTCCTTAATTTCTCTTCAGATGGAGCACTTTTGTATTCTG GGGTAAAGGCAggtgattttgttgtttgggaGCTAGGTACAGGGAAGAAGCAACTTTTGCCAAAGATTGGATCTCCCTTGTTGtatttcatcttctcttcagATTCAACTCTTTCTTCT gtgatttgtGCAGATAatcaaattcatcttcttaaaATGCCTTCCATGGAGATATTGAGAACGATATCTGGAATCAAG CCTCCGACACCAGAGCGTCACGGGTTTATATGCTACGTCAAAACGCGGGATATATGCCTCACCAGAACTGTATCCATTGATCGTTCTTCCGGTATAGCTGCTTTCTGCACAGCGAATCATCGTGTTCAACTCTACAACCTTTTAAGTGACCATGACATTTCAGAG GTTCAAATTTGCGATCATCATCCAGACGATGATGATCAAGTCCGG GTTCTCGTGACTGCGGTTGCTCTCTCTCGGAATGGCTCAGTAATGACTACAGCTGAGGCCAGATTTGCTGCAAGCAATTTCAGTGAAGGCATAGTTTCTCTCAAGTTTTGGGTATTTGTACCGGACAGCAAAACTTTCAGCTTATCGACAGTCATAAATCAACCTCACAG GGAAGCTGCAATTACAGCCATTGCCCTTAACCCCGCCCGTTCCATGGCTGTTAGTATATCTTCTGCTGGGGACTTCAAG ATTTGGGTTTGCAGTAGCGACAAGAATCTGACACCTGAGGACTCAAACTGGATTTGTCATGGAGTTGGCTCTTATAA GAGAACGCCAATAACAGCTGCTGTTTTTTCCGGGGATGGTTCTTGTCTGGCTCTTGCGGCTAAAACAGTTATTACGATCTGGCACCCGTTAAAGAACGAACTCCTGTATGTAGTTGGAAAGGCAAATGCG CCAATTATGGAACTCTCATTCACTGGAGGAGGCTTCCTTATTGCTGCATCCCATGGTTCCACACCGCACTTATCTGTCTGGGATCTGATGACGTTCTGCTTATCATGGTCATATAGATTATACATAGAAG CCATTGCTACTGAAGTGGACTCACCATACTTTGCAGTTTTAACATGGCTTCCAGAATCTGATAGGTTGGTAAAATCTAACGAACAGATATTCCGCGGGAAAGATGGTGCTATCCTCTTGTTTGATGGGTCAGGCCCTAAACCAGTAGCTATTTGGACTGTAATGAAG GCCAGAGGAGGAACACTTTCATTTGTGGAAGATGGTAAAAAGTCTCAGCCGCTTCTCGCGTATGTAAACAGGAGCCATGAATATGTTCTATTTGATCCTTATAGCGATGAAAAACTCGAGACTAGCGCCATAGATTATGAAGTTTTTCTTGCAGCAataagcaaaaagaagaagagatctaGGAAGAAAGCATTGATGTCAGAGAAACCTTGGGAAACAATGTTTTGTGGATCAACACTCAATTTCCCGCCTTTCCCCGACTTGTGCGCTTCGTTCTTCAGTTCCCGGATGCAGAAAGAGGTGTGTGAGAGAGCAGATAGACAACCTGAAAGACATAGCTCTTGA
- a CDS encoding Phototropic-responsive NPH3 family protein (Phototropic-responsive NPH3 family protein; FUNCTIONS IN: signal transducer activity; INVOLVED IN: response to light stimulus; LOCATED IN: plasma membrane; EXPRESSED IN: 18 plant structures; EXPRESSED DURING: 9 growth stages; CONTAINS InterPro DOMAIN/s: NPH3 (InterPro:IPR004249), BTB/POZ fold (InterPro:IPR011333); BEST Arabidopsis thaliana protein match is: Phototropic-responsive NPH3 family protein (TAIR:AT1G67900.3); Has 883 Blast hits to 855 proteins in 28 species: Archae - 0; Bacteria - 1; Metazoa - 5; Fungi - 0; Plants - 875; Viruses - 0; Other Eukaryotes - 2 (source: NCBI BLink).) has product MKFMELGFRPDTFYTVESVRSVSSDLLNDLVIQVKSTKYLLHKFPMLSKCLRLKNLVSSQETETSQEQQVIQLVDFPGETEAFELCAKFCYGITITLCAHNVVAVRCAAEYLGMTEEVELGETENLVQRLELFLTTCVFKSWRDSYVTLQTTKVLPLWSEDLGITNRCIEAIANGVTVSPGEDFSTQLETGLLRNRSRIRRDEILCNGGGGSKAESLRWWGEDLAELGLDLYRRTMVAIKSSHRKISPRLIGNALRIYASKWLPSIQESSADSNLVLESVISLLPEEKSSVPCSFLLQLLKMANVMNVSHSSKMELAIKAGNQLDKATVSELLIPLSDKSGMLYDVDVVKMMVKQFLSHISPEIRPTRTRTEHRRSRSEENINLEEIQEVRGSLSTSSSPPPLLSKVAKLVDSYLQEIARDVNLTVSKFVELAETIPDTSRICHDDLYNAIDVYLQVHKKIEKCERKRLCRILDCKKLSVEASKKAAQNELLPLRVIVQILFVEQARATLATTRNNITTNETAVLKRSFTTRREEGGQEEEERDETKPSGGFLQSTPSRFMALCAIPRQPKKLLCKLLSISRSLSQRI; this is encoded by the exons ATGAAGTTCatggaattagggtttcgacCTGACACATTCTACACTGTGGAATCAGTAAG GTCTGTGTCTTCTGATTTATTGAATGATCTTGTAATCCAAGTCAAATCCACAAAATACCTTCTTCacaag TTTCCGATGTTATCCAAATGCTTACGTTTAAAGAACTTAGTCTCTtcacaagaaacagaaacctCTCAAGAACAGCAAGTCATTCAACTTGTTGATTTTCCCGGTGAAACAGAAGCTTTTGAGCTTTGTGCTAAGTTCTGTTACGGCATCACAATCACTCTCTGTGCTCACAATGTAGTCGCGGTACGTTGCGCAGCAGAGTATCTAGGGATGACGGAAGAAGTGGAGCTCGGAGAGACGGAGAATCTTGTTCAGAGACTTGAACTTTTCTTGACTACTTGTGTGTTCAAGAGTTGGAGAGATTCTTATGTTACTCTTCAGACTACAAAGGTTTTGCCTTTATGGTCTGAAGATCTTGGGATCACAAACCGATGCATCGAGGCGATTGCTAACGGTGTAACTGTATCCCCCGGAGAGGATTTTTCGACACAATTGGAGACGGGTTTGTTGAGAAACCGATCAAGGATAAGAAGAGATGAAATCTTGTGTaatggtggaggaggaagtAAGGCAGAGAGTTTGAGGTGGTGGGGTGAAGATTTAGCTGAATTGGGTTTAGATCTTTACCGGAGAACAATGGTGGCGATAAAATCATCACACCGGAAGATATCTCCGCGGTTAATCGGAAATGCTCTTAGGATATATGCATCTAAATGGCTACCAAGCATCCAAGAAAGCTCTGCGGATTCAAATCTTGTTTTGGAATCGGTTATTTCACTTCTACCAGAGGAAAAATCCTCTGTTCCTTGCAGTTTCTTGCTTCAGCTACTGAAAATGGCTAATGTTATGAACGTTTCGCATTCTTCGAAGATGGAACTCGCGATAAAAGCCGGGAATCAACTGGATAAGGCAACCGTTAGCGAGCTGTTGATACCCTTATCGGATAAGTCTGGTATGTTATACGATGTGGATGTTGTGAAGATGATGGTGAAGCAGTTTTTGTCACATATTAGTCCTGAGATAAGgccaacaagaacaagaacagaaCATAGAAGGTCTCGTTCTgaagaaaacatcaatttGGAAGAGATACAGGAGGTTAGAGGATCTTtgtctacttcttcttctcctcctccattgTTGAGTAAAGTAGCAAAGCTTGTTGATTCTTATCTTCAAGAAATTGCTAGAGATGTGAACTTAACAGTGTCGAAGTTTGTTGAATTGGCTGAAACAATACCGGACACTTCAAGGATTTGTCACGACGATTTATACAACGCGATTGATGTCTATCTTCAG GTACATAAGAAGATTGAAAAGTGTGAGAGAAAGAGGTTGTGCAGAATCTTGGACTGCAAGAAACTATCAGTAGAGGCAAGCAAGAAAGCTGCACAAAACGAGCTGCTTCCATTGAGAGTGATCGTGCAAATCCTCTTCGTTGAGCAAGCACGGGCCACACTAGCTACAACAAGAAACAATATCACCACTAATGAAACAGCAGTTTTGAAGAGAAGCTTTACAACGAGAAGAGAGGAAGGaggacaagaagaagaagaaagagatgaaactAAACCAAGTGGAGGGTTTCTTCAGAGCACACCTTCGAGGTTTATGGCGTTGTGTGCGATCCCGAGACAGCCTAAAAAGCTGCTGTGCAAGTTGTTGTCGATCAGTAGGAGTTTAAGTCAACGAATTTAA
- a CDS encoding Polyketide cyclase/dehydrase and lipid transport superfamily protein (Polyketide cyclase/dehydrase and lipid transport superfamily protein; FUNCTIONS IN: molecular_function unknown; INVOLVED IN: response to biotic stimulus, defense response; LOCATED IN: cellular_component unknown; EXPRESSED IN: hypocotyl, root; CONTAINS InterPro DOMAIN/s: Bet v I allergen (InterPro:IPR000916); BEST Arabidopsis thaliana protein match is: Polyketide cyclase/dehydrase and lipid transport superfamily protein (TAIR:AT3G26450.1); Has 363 Blast hits to 335 proteins in 41 species: Archae - 0; Bacteria - 0; Metazoa - 0; Fungi - 0; Plants - 363; Viruses - 0; Other Eukaryotes - 0 (source: NCBI BLink).), producing MATSGTYVTEVPLKGTAEKHFQRWRNENHLFPDAVGHHIQGVSVHDGEWDTHGSIKIWNYTLGDGKQEEFKERREMDDENNTMKVVGLEGHVMEQLKVYEIDFQFIPKSEEDCICKITMIWEKRNDDFPEPSSYMQLLKSMVIDMEDHVLKA from the exons ATGGCGACGTCGGGAACATACGTGACGGAGGTACCGTTAAAAGGAACAGCAGAGAAACACTTCCAGAGGTGGAGGAACGAGAACCATCTCTTCCCTGACGCTGTTGGCCACCACATCCAAGGTGTTTCTGTTCACGACGGCGAATGGGACACTCACGGAAGCATCAAGATTTGGAACTACACATTGGGAG ATGGAAAGCAAGAGGAATTCaaggagaggagagagatgGACGATGAGAATAACACAATGAAGGTTGTAGGACTGGAAGGTCACGTGATGGAGCAGCTCAAGGTGTATGAGATCGATTTCCAATTTATTCCCAAGTCTGAAGAAGATTGCATCTGCAAAATCACTATGATATGGGAGAAGCGCAACGATGATTTCCCCGAACCAAGCAGCTACATGCAACTCCTCAAGAGCATGGTTATTGATATGGAGGACCACGTCCTTAAAGCTTAA
- a CDS encoding Transducin family protein / WD-40 repeat family protein gives MIRGGRNNITSAPAFSKDAKKLLLCTANTVSVYSVATGLKITSLEDHTAPVTSVIVDPSSDETVSYCWTSSLDGKIRIWEFSAPKLLKIFDTHLPIHSLVMIPAQVSHSVIAYVSVEDYSSVSKDLFGQIRRYDLTQDPLHSGDTLKEMEEPKPIVLSPSGEFFGVCHNCSIHIWNVASEHLMPKETTLHHTELITVFAFHPNQRILAAGDVTGRVLIWKDNGIGEFTSVKTEDDTESCTTFNWHSAEVTVLNFSSDGALLYSGVKAGDFVVWELGTGKKQLLPKIGSPLLYFIFSSDSTLSSVICADNQIHLLKMPSMEILRTISGIKPPTPERHGFICYVKTRDICLTRTVSIDRSSGIAAFCTANHRVQLYNLLSDHDISEVQICDHHPDDDDQVRVLVTAVALSRNGSVMTTAEARFAASNFSEGIVSLKFWVFVPDSKTFSLSTVINQPHREAAITAIALNPARSMAVSISSAGDFKIWVCSSDKNLTPEDSNWICHGVGSYKRTPITAAVFSGDGSCLALAAKTVITIWHPLKNELLYVVGKANAPIMELSFTGGGFLIAASHGSTPHLSVWDLMTFCLSWSYRLYIEAIATEVDSPYFAVLTWLPESDRLVKSNEQIFRGKDGAILLFDGSGPKPVAIWTVMKVYTLRKD, from the exons ATGATTCGCGGCGGAAGAAACAACATTACTTCCGCTCCGGCGTTTTCGAAAGACGCAAAGAAGCTTCTTTTATGCACAGCCAACACCGTCTCTGTTTACAGCGTCGCCACTGGCTTAAAG aTTACTTCACTCGAGGATCATACAGCGCCTGTGACGTCTGTGATTGTTGATCCGTCTTCCGACGAAACCGTCAGTTACTGTTGGACTTCGTCGCTCGATGGGAAAATTCGGATTTGGGAGTTCTCTGCGCCGAAGCTTTTGAAGATATTTGATACCCACCTTCCAATTCACTCTCTG GTGATGATTCCAGCTCAAGTGTCACATTCCGTGATTGCTTATGTTTCGGTTGAGGACTATTCAAGTGTGTCCAAAGATTTGTTTGGACAAATCCGGAGATATGATCTCACTCAAGACCCTCTTCATAGTGGAGACACTTTGAAAGAG ATGGAAGAACCAAAACCTATTGTTTTAAGTCCCTCTGGAGAGTTTTTCGGCGTCTGTCATAACTGCAGTATACATATATGGAATGTGGCATCAGAGCACCTCATGCCAAAGGAGACGACATTACATCATACAGAGTTGATTACTGTTTTTGCTTTCCATCCCAATCAGAGAATATTAGCAGCCGGTGATGTAACAGGAAGAGTGTTAATTTGGAAGGATAATGGTATTGGAGAATTTACTTCAGTGAAAACTGAAGATGATACTGAATCTTGCACTACTTTCAACTGGCACAGCGCTGAAGTAACCGTCCTTAATTTCTCTTCAGATGGAGCACTTTTGTATTCTG GGGTAAAGGCAggtgattttgttgtttgggaGCTAGGTACAGGGAAGAAGCAACTTTTGCCAAAGATTGGATCTCCCTTGTTGtatttcatcttctcttcagATTCAACTCTTTCTTCT gtgatttgtGCAGATAatcaaattcatcttcttaaaATGCCTTCCATGGAGATATTGAGAACGATATCTGGAATCAAG CCTCCGACACCAGAGCGTCACGGGTTTATATGCTACGTCAAAACGCGGGATATATGCCTCACCAGAACTGTATCCATTGATCGTTCTTCCGGTATAGCTGCTTTCTGCACAGCGAATCATCGTGTTCAACTCTACAACCTTTTAAGTGACCATGACATTTCAGAG GTTCAAATTTGCGATCATCATCCAGACGATGATGATCAAGTCCGG GTTCTCGTGACTGCGGTTGCTCTCTCTCGGAATGGCTCAGTAATGACTACAGCTGAGGCCAGATTTGCTGCAAGCAATTTCAGTGAAGGCATAGTTTCTCTCAAGTTTTGGGTATTTGTACCGGACAGCAAAACTTTCAGCTTATCGACAGTCATAAATCAACCTCACAG GGAAGCTGCAATTACAGCCATTGCCCTTAACCCCGCCCGTTCCATGGCTGTTAGTATATCTTCTGCTGGGGACTTCAAG ATTTGGGTTTGCAGTAGCGACAAGAATCTGACACCTGAGGACTCAAACTGGATTTGTCATGGAGTTGGCTCTTATAA GAGAACGCCAATAACAGCTGCTGTTTTTTCCGGGGATGGTTCTTGTCTGGCTCTTGCGGCTAAAACAGTTATTACGATCTGGCACCCGTTAAAGAACGAACTCCTGTATGTAGTTGGAAAGGCAAATGCG CCAATTATGGAACTCTCATTCACTGGAGGAGGCTTCCTTATTGCTGCATCCCATGGTTCCACACCGCACTTATCTGTCTGGGATCTGATGACGTTCTGCTTATCATGGTCATATAGATTATACATAGAAG CCATTGCTACTGAAGTGGACTCACCATACTTTGCAGTTTTAACATGGCTTCCAGAATCTGATAGGTTGGTAAAATCTAACGAACAGATATTCCGCGGGAAAGATGGTGCTATCCTCTTGTTTGATGGGTCAGGCCCTAAACCAGTAGCTATTTGGACTGTAATGAAGGTATATACTCTAAGGAAGGATTAA
- a CDS encoding Phototropic-responsive NPH3 family protein: MKFMELGFRPDTFYTVESVRSVSSDLLNDLVIQVKSTKYLLHKFPMLSKCLRLKNLVSSQETETSQEQQVIQLVDFPGETEAFELCAKFCYGITITLCAHNVVAVRCAAEYLGMTEEVELGETENLVQRLELFLTTCVFKSWRDSYVTLQTTKVLPLWSEDLGITNRCIEAIANGVTVSPGEDFSTQLETGLLRNRSRIRRDEILCNGGGGSKAESLRWWGEDLAELGLDLYRRTMVAIKSSHRKISPRLIGNALRIYASKWLPSIQESSADSNLVLESVISLLPEEKSSVPCSFLLQLLKMANVMNVSHSSKMELAIKAGNQLDKATVSELLIPLSDKSGMLYDVDVVKMMVKQFLSHISPEIRPTRTRTEHRRSRSEENINLEEIQEVRGSLSTSSSPPPLLSKVAKLVDSYLQEIARDVNLTVSKFVELAETIPDTSRICHDDLYNAIDVYLQVKANKKLVYILRETSNTLVTYCRYIRRLKSVRERGCAESWTARNYQ, encoded by the exons ATGAAGTTCatggaattagggtttcgacCTGACACATTCTACACTGTGGAATCAGTAAG GTCTGTGTCTTCTGATTTATTGAATGATCTTGTAATCCAAGTCAAATCCACAAAATACCTTCTTCacaag TTTCCGATGTTATCCAAATGCTTACGTTTAAAGAACTTAGTCTCTtcacaagaaacagaaacctCTCAAGAACAGCAAGTCATTCAACTTGTTGATTTTCCCGGTGAAACAGAAGCTTTTGAGCTTTGTGCTAAGTTCTGTTACGGCATCACAATCACTCTCTGTGCTCACAATGTAGTCGCGGTACGTTGCGCAGCAGAGTATCTAGGGATGACGGAAGAAGTGGAGCTCGGAGAGACGGAGAATCTTGTTCAGAGACTTGAACTTTTCTTGACTACTTGTGTGTTCAAGAGTTGGAGAGATTCTTATGTTACTCTTCAGACTACAAAGGTTTTGCCTTTATGGTCTGAAGATCTTGGGATCACAAACCGATGCATCGAGGCGATTGCTAACGGTGTAACTGTATCCCCCGGAGAGGATTTTTCGACACAATTGGAGACGGGTTTGTTGAGAAACCGATCAAGGATAAGAAGAGATGAAATCTTGTGTaatggtggaggaggaagtAAGGCAGAGAGTTTGAGGTGGTGGGGTGAAGATTTAGCTGAATTGGGTTTAGATCTTTACCGGAGAACAATGGTGGCGATAAAATCATCACACCGGAAGATATCTCCGCGGTTAATCGGAAATGCTCTTAGGATATATGCATCTAAATGGCTACCAAGCATCCAAGAAAGCTCTGCGGATTCAAATCTTGTTTTGGAATCGGTTATTTCACTTCTACCAGAGGAAAAATCCTCTGTTCCTTGCAGTTTCTTGCTTCAGCTACTGAAAATGGCTAATGTTATGAACGTTTCGCATTCTTCGAAGATGGAACTCGCGATAAAAGCCGGGAATCAACTGGATAAGGCAACCGTTAGCGAGCTGTTGATACCCTTATCGGATAAGTCTGGTATGTTATACGATGTGGATGTTGTGAAGATGATGGTGAAGCAGTTTTTGTCACATATTAGTCCTGAGATAAGgccaacaagaacaagaacagaaCATAGAAGGTCTCGTTCTgaagaaaacatcaatttGGAAGAGATACAGGAGGTTAGAGGATCTTtgtctacttcttcttctcctcctccattgTTGAGTAAAGTAGCAAAGCTTGTTGATTCTTATCTTCAAGAAATTGCTAGAGATGTGAACTTAACAGTGTCGAAGTTTGTTGAATTGGCTGAAACAATACCGGACACTTCAAGGATTTGTCACGACGATTTATACAACGCGATTGATGTCTATCTTCAGGTAAAAGCAAACAAGAAGCTAGTATACATTTTAAGAGAAACATCTAACACTCTCGTTACGTATTGCAGGTACATAAGAAGATTGAAAAGTGTGAGAGAAAGAGGTTGTGCAGAATCTTGGACTGCAAGAAACTATCAGTAG